TGCGGTTAAGACGCAAATTTTCAGCGTCAACCAGACGGACAAAGGGCAGGGGCATATCATTATTGATTATCCTCGCCTGCTGCAAAATGGCCTGGGCAAGCTGGTGGCGGAACTGCGCGGCCACTGCCAACAGGCCCCTGATAACCACTTTTACCAGGCGGCGTTAATTTTGCTGGAATCCTCCCAGCGGCATATCCTGCGTTACGCAGCGCTTGCCGAACAGATGGCGGCGCAGTGCCAGGATGCGGTCCGCCGTGATGAACTGTTAAAAATCGCTGCCGTTTCTCGCCATAACTCGGAATGCCGCCCGGAAGACTTCTGGCAGGCGTGCCAGTTGTTCTGGTACATGAACATCATTTTGCAGTACGAATCTAATGCCAGTTCCCTTTCGCTGGGCCGGTTTGACCAGTACATGCTGCCGTTTTATCAGGCCTCGCTCAACCGTGGTGAAAGCCCGGCATTCCTTTGTGAACTATTAGAGTCGCTATGGGTGAAATGCAACGATATCGTGCTGCTGCGCTCTACCAGTAGCGCCCGTTACTTTGCCGGTTTCCCTACTGGTTACACTATTTTATTGGGTGGGTTGACGGAGAACGGACGCAGTGCGGTAAACGTGCTTTCGTTCCTGTGTCTGGATGCCTACCAGAGCATTCAACTACCGCAGCCAAATCTCGGTGTACGAGTTAACGAACTGATAGATCGCCCGTTCCTGCTCAAAACTGCTGAAACCGTGCGCTTGGGCACCGGTATCCCGCAGATTTTTAACGATGAAGTAGTGGTGCCCGCGTTTCTTAACCGGGGCGTCTCGCTTGAAGATGCTCGTGATTATTCCGTTGTCGGATGTGTGGAATTGTCTATTCCCGGCAAAACCTACGGCCTGCACGATATCGCCATGTTTAACCTATTGAAGGTTATGGAAATCGTTCTTCTGGAAAACGAGGGCAATATGCAGCTCGATTACCAGGGGCTGCTGCAGCAAATTCGCGACAAAATCTGCCATTACATCAAGCTAATGGTTGAAGGCAGTAATATCTGTGATATCGGCCATCGCGACTGGGCGCCGGTTCCGCTGCTCTCGTCGTTTATTGATGAATGCCTGAAAAATGGCAAAGACATTACCGACGGCGGCGCTCGCTATAACTTCTCTGGTGTGCAGGGTATCGGTATTGCCAACCTGAGCGATTCCCTTCATGCATTGAACGGCATGGTATTTAAACAGCAGCGTTTAAGTTTTGATGAGCTGCTGGCTGTTTTAAAAGCGAATTTTGCTATGCCAGACGGGGAGAAAATTCGCGCAAGGCTTATTAATCGCTTTGAGAAGTACGGCAATGATATCGACGAAGTGGATAACATAAGCGCCGATCTATTGCGGTTCTACTGCAAAGAAGTGGAAAAATACGCCAACCCGCGTGGCGGGTATTTCACGCCGGGTTCCTATACGGTTTCGGCTCATGTGCCACTTGGCGCAGTGGTGGGCGCTACGCCCGACGGGCGTTATGCCGGTGAACAGTTGGCAGATGGCGGTTTATCGCCAATGTTGGGGCAAGATTGCCAGGGGCCAACGGCAGTGCTCAAATCAGTCAGTAAACTGGATAACTACCTACTTTCCAACGGGACGTTACTGAACGTGAAGTTTACCCCGAGTACGCTTGAAGGGGAGGCGGGTTTGCATAAGCTGGCGGATTTCCTTGGTGCCTTCACAAAGCTGAAGCTACAGCATATTCAGTTTAACGTGGTGAACGCCGAAACGCTCCGTGACGCGCAGCTTCGCCCGCAGGATTATGCCGGGCTGGTGGTACGCGTGGCGGGCTACAGCGCCTTCTTTGTTGAGCTGTCGAAGGAGATTCAGGATGACATTATCCGTCGTACAGCGCATCAGCTGTGAGGTTATTGATAACGAAGCGCCTAAAGCGCGGATCTTTAATATCCAACGCTATTCGCTCAATGATGGGCAGGGGATCAGGACGGTCGTTTTTTTTAAAGGCTGCCCGCACTACTGCCCATGGTGCGCCAACCCGGAGTCCATCTCCGGGAAGATTGAAACCGTACGGCGTTTGTCGAAGTGCTTGCAATGTGCGCCCTGCCAAAACGACGTGGATGAATGTCCCAGCGGTGCGATGGAGCAGATCGGGCGTGATGTTTCACTTAGCGAACTGGAAAAAGAGGTGCTCAAAGATGATGTTTTCTTTCGCGCATCCGGTGGTGGCGTAACACTTTCGGGTGGAGAAGTGTTGATGCAGGCGGAGTTTGCGACACGTTTTTTGAAACGCATGAAGTCGTTAGGTCTTCGCACCGCCATTGAAACAGCGGGGGACGCCTCACCTGACAAATTTCTCGCGGTAGCCCAACAGTGTGATGAAGTGCTGTTTGATTTGAAAATCATGAACGCAGAGAAAGCAAAGAACGTGCTGAACTTGCACCAGCCACGCGTGCTGTATAACTTCAGAATGCTGGTTGAGAATGGTATTAAGGTTATCCCTCGCGTGCCGCTTATTCCTGGCTACACCTTAAATCAAAGCAATATGCAGGCGATTATCGATTTCCTTGTGCCTTTAAAGCTCAACGAAATTCATCTGTTACCCTTCCATCAGTACGGCGAACCTAAATATCAGTTGCTTGGTAAGCCGTGGCGCATGGCATGCGTTACACCCCCGAATGAAGCAGACATTAGTCCTCTTCGCCAAATGGCTGAACAGGCGGGCTATCATGTCACTATTGGCGGTTAGAATTACTTGAGAGGACGCATATGACACGACATCTGGTTGCGGTTACGG
This genomic window from Buttiauxella gaviniae contains:
- a CDS encoding [formate-C-acetyltransferase]-activating enzyme, whose translation is MTLSVVQRISCEVIDNEAPKARIFNIQRYSLNDGQGIRTVVFFKGCPHYCPWCANPESISGKIETVRRLSKCLQCAPCQNDVDECPSGAMEQIGRDVSLSELEKEVLKDDVFFRASGGGVTLSGGEVLMQAEFATRFLKRMKSLGLRTAIETAGDASPDKFLAVAQQCDEVLFDLKIMNAEKAKNVLNLHQPRVLYNFRMLVENGIKVIPRVPLIPGYTLNQSNMQAIIDFLVPLKLNEIHLLPFHQYGEPKYQLLGKPWRMACVTPPNEADISPLRQMAEQAGYHVTIGG
- a CDS encoding formate C-acetyltransferase — its product is MTLRIERLKTALFAQPREISLERAVLYTASHQTTEGEHVLLRRAKATAYILDNVEIAIREDELIAGNRTVKPRAGIMSPEMDPYWLLKELDQFPNRPQDRFDISEQDKTLYREQLYPYWEKRSMKDFINSQMTDDVKAAVKTQIFSVNQTDKGQGHIIIDYPRLLQNGLGKLVAELRGHCQQAPDNHFYQAALILLESSQRHILRYAALAEQMAAQCQDAVRRDELLKIAAVSRHNSECRPEDFWQACQLFWYMNIILQYESNASSLSLGRFDQYMLPFYQASLNRGESPAFLCELLESLWVKCNDIVLLRSTSSARYFAGFPTGYTILLGGLTENGRSAVNVLSFLCLDAYQSIQLPQPNLGVRVNELIDRPFLLKTAETVRLGTGIPQIFNDEVVVPAFLNRGVSLEDARDYSVVGCVELSIPGKTYGLHDIAMFNLLKVMEIVLLENEGNMQLDYQGLLQQIRDKICHYIKLMVEGSNICDIGHRDWAPVPLLSSFIDECLKNGKDITDGGARYNFSGVQGIGIANLSDSLHALNGMVFKQQRLSFDELLAVLKANFAMPDGEKIRARLINRFEKYGNDIDEVDNISADLLRFYCKEVEKYANPRGGYFTPGSYTVSAHVPLGAVVGATPDGRYAGEQLADGGLSPMLGQDCQGPTAVLKSVSKLDNYLLSNGTLLNVKFTPSTLEGEAGLHKLADFLGAFTKLKLQHIQFNVVNAETLRDAQLRPQDYAGLVVRVAGYSAFFVELSKEIQDDIIRRTAHQL